The following coding sequences lie in one Arachis ipaensis cultivar K30076 chromosome B03, Araip1.1, whole genome shotgun sequence genomic window:
- the LOC107631698 gene encoding 60S acidic ribosomal protein P3 produces the protein MGVFTFVLRKSGAEWTAKQHSGDIEDSASSTYDLQRKLVNAARAADSSGAVQSSFSFVSPSSAVFQVVVGGAVFVGGGAVAAAPAGGAAAESAAAPAAEKKEEKVEEEEDEDFGMSLFD, from the exons ATGGGAGTATTCACATTCGTTCTCCGCAAATCCGGCGCCGAGTGGACTGCGAAGCAGCACTCCGGCGACATCGAGGACTCCGCCTCCTCCACCTACGACCTCCAACGCAAGCTCGTCAATGCCGCTCGCGCCGCTGATTCCTCCGGCGCCGTTCAGTCCTCTTTCTCTTTCGTTTCTCCCTCCTCTGCTGTCTTCCAG GTGGTTGTGGGTGGTGCAGTCTTCGTTGGAGGTGGTGCTGTTGCTGCTGCTCCTGCTGGTGGTGCTGCCGCAGAGAGCGCCGCTGCCCCTGCTGccgagaagaaagaagagaaggtcgaggaagaggaagatgaagattTTGGAATGTCACTCTTTGATTAA